The sequence TACGAAGGTTGGCAACGAGTCCCAGAGCTTTGCACTGGATATCTTTTATCCAAAGCGCAATCTGTCCTCCTCGGGCCAGTACTACTTGACGGACACCCACTTCAACTCGGACCTATCCTTCCAATGGCTAGGTGGCAACTATGCCGAACAGCCCAAGGAAATTCGCAGCAACCTGCAATGGAATGCGGAACCTTTGCGTCGTGGAGATCGAGAGCATCGCAGTATTGCACTAACGGTGGCACATCCTCTCCTTGAGAAGGATATCAACTGCAAGGCAACGTACTACCGTGGATTGCGCGATCTGCTGAAGACCCACTTGACCATCGACTATTCGGAATATCCTGACCAACTTATTGAGCTGGGTGCCCAGCTAACGGATCGATACAGTGAACTGGGCCACACCAATTACACCTTCCAGGTGTACGGCAAGCATCGAGCTTCCGAACTGGATGTCCAGCTCAATGGAACCCTGGCGGCGAGGAACTCCTACTATAAGACGGAATCCACAGCCCACTACAAACGAGATATATTCCCAGCGAGATACGGAAAGTTCCTGGCCCTGCTCGATGTGAATAAGCGGGAAGTGGAATACGAACGCCGGTCGCCATTCCACACGGTGCGACTACACCTGCTTCCCACCATCCGGTATCCCATTTACGGTTTGAACGCCACAATCTGGGATACTCCTGATACAAACCACTCGGGTTATATATACGCGGACGTCTTAGAGCGCTATGCCCGCATGGATTTCAACTTGACGGAGGATGCCAGCCAGAACCTTCAAATGGTGGGTTACATTCCGGACTCACGAAGTGCCTTCCTGGACGTCTGGCGCAACTACGAGGAGATCCGAGTGATCGATGTCAGTTCGTACCTCAAGATGAATCACTCCCGACTAATTACTGGTCGATTCCACTGGCGCCCATCGATCCGACAAGAAGTTCGCGAGAAAATCCAATCAGTGGGTAAATCTGTCTACAGCTCCTTCTCAGAGGGAATCGATTTCTGGATCAAGTCTATCTACACGGAAACTACAGAGTCAATGGGCGTGGTATGGAACACGGCCAAGGAGTACAATAAGGATTTCATCGATGACATTGGACATTTGAGTGTTTTGGAGGAGGATCTCGCCGACCTGCGTCAATTTGTGAATCAGTCGTATGAAGCCAACGACTTTTATATCAAGAACGTGGTTAACTTCACATTGACTATCCTGGATGAGCTGGCAATCAGGGATCACATCGAATCGCTTCCGAAGATCTTCTCGGAACTGTGGCAGGCGATGGGAGATTCTGGAAAAGCTCTACGCAACAGCATTGTATGGCTCATCGATACCATTAAGACCACATATAACAACCTTCTGGATGCGGTGTCCCGATTCTTCCACGGCGAGAGTCTCACCTATATATCGGGTCTACTAGAGAAGGGCATTGCGAAGTACGACAGTTTTGTCAAAGACTTGCACATAAAGTTCATCAAATACATCGAAAACCTGTGGCACAAAACTTGGACCTTAGCGGAGAATCACTGGAAGGCAGTCCTGAAGCGATTCGAGCCGCATCTCTTCAAGATGATCAGCTTTATAGAGACCACTGCTTGGAATCTCAGCAAAGAGGTGTTTGATTTTATCTACAAGCGTACCAACGAACTGGCCGAGTCCCCATACTTTAACAAGGTATCCAGTTTTACGGCTGATGCGGAACGTCTGTACCGGGACTTCAAGGCTAACGATGCCATTACCAACATCAAGAAGTACTCAACGCTGGCTTGGAATTTTGTCAAGGAGAAGTACTTCAAGCTGGTACCCTTCGGCGCGGAATTAAATGAGGTTCTTACCGAAATCTGGCAGGAAATCAAAGAACTAGAAAAAATCGATCAAGTTCAGATCATGGTGCAAAAGTACTACGAAGTTATGGCCAAGGTTGATTGGGTTGCCGATGAACTGCAGCTGGAGCATCGTCTTCATCAGGTTTACGGACTATTGAGGAACAAGTTCCGCAACTACGCCATGAATGCTTTGGAAACCGCCGACATGTACAGGGAAGCCAAGACCAAGTTCGTTTTTGACCCGGAAGTGGGTATTATCGATCTTGAGCAGAAGTTGCCCATGTCCTGGCACGCTTTCAACGAAACGCCCAAGTTCGAGGAGATTCCCGAATACCAGGTGCTGGCCAAGGCGCAGAGTTTCTTTAGTGAGACCAACTCCTCGATCGTCATGAAGCTGTACAATATGCGTACCCATCTGGATCCCAAGACCTGGCTGCCACCATACTACTGTAAGTTAAGGAAGGTTaacctttatattttttctatatattcttttattttatttttcagctCGCGCCTTGCTTATTGACTCGCGGCACTATATGACCTTTGATCAGCGCTTTGTGGGTCTAAACCTTAACTTTGACGAGTTCGGAAATGGACGACCTAATGCCCAATGCAGCTACCTCCTGGCCCACGACTTCTTTAAGCGAaactttactttacttttGGAACCAGCAGTAGGTTTTACAAAATTTACCTTAATCCCTTGATTAAATCTTAATTTACAGACCAAGCCTTTGGCTGGCCAAGGACTTACTCGCAAACTGAGCTTCATTGCCAATGATCAACTAattgaaattgatctgggcaCAGATGTAAGTCAATTAACTTAAtctattattaattattaactAACAATTAATATTATAACCAGCACATAAGCATCAATGGCAATCCACAACCGATCTTGCCACTTAAACTGGGTGCTGTGAACATCCATAGAGATCTGGATGTACTGTCGATCACCTCGGATACCGAGTTCAGTCTGCACTGCAACGTTCAGTTCGATCTGTGTTGGTTCGAGGTGAGTGGATGGTACTTCGCCAGGACAGCTGGATTGCTGGGAACCCTGAACAACGAGCCCTTCGACGAGTACACCATGTCCAATAGCGTGATCTCCAATGAGACGCAGCAGTTCACGGATTCGTGGAGCCTGAAGAAATGCAGGCAGACCAAGTTGGCCCAGACGCAGGAGGTTAGCAAGGAGGTCAGTGACACCTGCACCAGCTTCTTCCGTACTGGCATGCTTGCCACCTGTAGTGCAGTTATCGATCCCAGTCCCTTCTACGAGATGTGTCTGGACTTGGGCATGAAATCGCCACCAATTCGTAAAGGACATCCGGCTGTCAAGGGTGCCTGTTCAGCAGCTTTGGCTTACATCGAGGCCTGTACAGCTCTAAAGGTTCCCATGCGGGTGCCCACTCAGTGTGTGTTGTAAGTTAGAAGATCTATTGAAGATAACATCCATTATTAAATTTACAACTATTTAAGCTGCCAACTGTCAAATGGTTCCTATGTCCCTGAGGGCACTTTCATGGAGCTATCAGGCCCTGAGATTCCCAGGAGCAGCGATGTGGTCTTCATCGTAGAGGCCAAAGATTGCAATGCTAATCTGAAGACGTCCAAAAACATCATGACAGTGGTTAGCAGCATTGAAGAACAGCTGCAGGCCGCTAAGCTAACGAATAATCGGTGGGTttatcaaaatttattttaacttgaatgtttttaaaatttgaaaaccCCTAGATATGCTGTGGTGGCCTTTGGAGGCGTTGCTCCATACGACAAGCCCAGGAGTGTTATATACGAACACAACGAGTTCACCTCTAAGCCGGATCAACTTGCTGACTATTTTGGCCACATCAACACCGGAAATGGCAGCAGCAACGACATCCTGATGGCCATTTCCACTGCTGCCAAATTAAACTTCCGTCCGGGCGTTTCGAAGACCTTCGTCCTGCTGTCCTGCAGCAAGTGTGCGGCCAGGGATATGCGTTTCGACTACACCTCCATCCTGCAATATATGTTAGAGGAAGGTATTAACCTGCACATCCTGGCGGACACGGAGTTTGACTTTGAGCGCAACAAAAAGCTACGTCACTTCTTCGGCTTGGACAGTAAGATGGTTTACTCTAAGCGATTCCCCGAGGGCGATGCGGATAGCCGCAACACGACGCACATTCCCAAGAGCAATCTGGGGATCTGCACAACGCTCGCTGTGGAGACCCAGGGATCAGTGTTCAGTGCCCGCAAGCTACAGCCGGAGCGGAAGTACCCCATCAAGCGATTCGCCACCATTTTCGCCAAGCGTGTCGCCCtcagtgccacgcccatccAGAGCCAGACCTGCGAGTGTTCCGCCCACAACACGGGAGTCTCCTACATGGCCTGCTCTCCACAGGCTCTGCCAGAGGAGAAGTACGATCTGGATGACTATGTAAGTTGAATAGAAGAAGGAAAAGTATATTCGAATATTATCGATAACTGTCAGCCCACATGtacataattaaatttaagctGCTGAGGACCGATTTCTTAATGCCATGTTAAGGTTCTATATTGCTTTCTGGCAGATAAAGCTTTAAAAAAGAACATTGCCTCTATTTAAACGAAGTTTAACCGATACAGCAATATAGCTGGATAACCAAAGATAACATGAATTTGAGAAATCTATCATCAAGTAAAACAACATTAGTTTATAATACCATTTTAAATCCTATTAAAGGTAGAGTCGTTCTTAGGATCTTAAAATGTAGTCAGTCgattttatataaattgtaGGTTCACAAGACAGTGACTCTTGGGTTCtatcttaaattttaaatactaCATCATGAGACCATACATTATTCTTAATATTCTTCAATAAATTTTGATAATAATCATTTAAATGATCAATTTTTCAGGACTCCTTTAACGACTGGGACTGGGGAGATGAACCGGAAGCCGAGGCCAATGTAATGTCGTAGTTCTAAGTGCGCCACGATTAGTTAGATAGTTCAGTTATGTCCCTGCAGAATGTAAGCTTTTTCTAATGCATAACCGACAGGcaaattttgtaaaaataaatcaacATATAAAGCCAAAGTGTAACCGCATTTAGTGTCATGATTTCCAATCGATACCTGGCCAAAGTTAACGAGCGACACGCCCGACCAGTTTTTTGCTTCCTATTCATTGTCTGCGCCAATCTCGGTCGCTGATTAAAAGTTGCCCGACCGCCTGGAGCTGCAGTAGCAGCATCAGCAGTTGCATGTTGCATGTTGCAAGTTGCAGGTTGCTGGCTCAAGTGACTATCACTTTTGCAGCTGCAACGGCAACGGCCATGACCACGGTTGACGGAAACGGCGGCAGAACTCAAGTACGTGTAACAACCTTAACCCTAAAGCGAGCCGCGACGGAATGGACCATGTCCGCTCACTCGAACCACTTGATACCCAGTTGAACCCAATTTGTTGATATAACATTTCCCTGGAAAAGCGCACAATGGAAATTATGCGAGCCGAGTGGTAAGGCAATACTTTCTATTTCAATGTTATGGTTACATCAACTGGCCGTCCTAGGCCCAATTGCAAATCTTTCACTTTTGGGCCGGCTATAAAAGCCAGCGGACAGATGGCTACCATTCGCATTGCTGCACAGAGATCCGGCCAGGTAGCTACGGAAATTAACAAGATGTGGATATTAGTAAGTTCCTGAGGAGAATATAGATCATCATCGATCCGAAATTCATCTGTGGCATCCTCTCTAGCTACTGATTTGCAGTGTACAGCTGATTTGCGCCTCGGAGCACAGTGGCGAGGGATATGGTGAGAGTTACGGTGGTTACGGGGGCTACGGCGGAAGTGGAGGAGGAGGCAGTGGATCAGGAGGAAGCGGTGGAGGAGGCGATGGCGGCCACTTTCATCATCACACACCCACCACATATTCGGAGATCTCGAAACATGTGCCTGTCCACGTGATCGAGAAGATTCCGCTGCCCATTCCGCATCCGGTGGCCGTTCAGGTGCCCAACGTGATCCGGCTGCAGATTCCAGAACCGTATGCCGTTCACGTGCCCGTCCAACAGGAGATACAAGTTCCGGTCTACAAAATAGTGCCCGAAATAACCGAGCGGAAGATACCATACACCATAGAAAAGCCATACCCCGTAGAGGTGGAGAAACCATATCCCGTCGAGGTCATTAAGCAGATCAAGATTCCGGTGCCGAAGCCCTATCCTGTGCCCATTACCATCTACAAGCACGTCCTGCAAAAGGAACACGGCTGGTAGTCGTTAGTTTTTTAGTTGTGTAAGTATCAGGATGCCAGCTCTAGGTCCCAGAGTATTATATTACGAGCTTAATGAGTAAttaaatataga is a genomic window of Drosophila suzukii chromosome 2L, CBGP_Dsuzu_IsoJpt1.0, whole genome shotgun sequence containing:
- the LOC108016842 gene encoding uncharacterized protein isoform X2 — encoded protein: MEIMRAEWPNCKSFTFGPAIKASGQMATIRIAAQRSGQVATEINKMWILLLICSVQLICASEHSGEGYGESYGGYGGYGGSGGGGSGSGGSGGGGDGGHFHHHTPTTYSEISKHVPVHVIEKIPLPIPHPVAVQVPNVIRLQIPEPYAVHVPVQQEIQVPVYKIVPEITERKIPYTIEKPYPVEVEKPYPVEVIKQIKIPVPKPYPVPITIYKHVLQKEHGW
- the LOC108016842 gene encoding uncharacterized protein isoform X1, with translation MVTSTGRPRPNCKSFTFGPAIKASGQMATIRIAAQRSGQVATEINKMWILLLICSVQLICASEHSGEGYGESYGGYGGYGGSGGGGSGSGGSGGGGDGGHFHHHTPTTYSEISKHVPVHVIEKIPLPIPHPVAVQVPNVIRLQIPEPYAVHVPVQQEIQVPVYKIVPEITERKIPYTIEKPYPVEVEKPYPVEVIKQIKIPVPKPYPVPITIYKHVLQKEHGW